A single region of the Candidatus Protochlamydia amoebophila UWE25 genome encodes:
- a CDS encoding DUF1761 domain-containing protein: MFLENISINYTTIFFAAMAYFILGTIWYSPAMFGQRSKRYEGVINPPIKQTSLALAYIGELLISFFIAYTLAVFIQITQAKDFLEKIVVVIWIWFGFVATTHFSPVLWDRKTLKSFFVHAGFMLFGFLLIGSLISIVH; the protein is encoded by the coding sequence ATGTTTTTAGAAAATATTTCTATAAATTATACCACTATTTTTTTTGCGGCAATGGCCTATTTTATATTAGGAACTATTTGGTATTCTCCAGCTATGTTTGGGCAACGTTCTAAACGGTACGAAGGAGTTATTAATCCACCGATTAAACAAACATCGCTTGCATTAGCTTATATCGGAGAATTATTAATTTCTTTTTTTATAGCTTACACTTTGGCTGTCTTTATACAAATCACGCAAGCGAAAGATTTTTTAGAAAAGATTGTCGTTGTTATCTGGATTTGGTTTGGTTTTGTGGCGACAACGCATTTTTCACCGGTACTTTGGGATAGAAAAACCTTAAAAAGTTTTTTCGTTCATGCAGGTTTTATGTTATTTGGATTTTTATTAATAGGGTCGCTCATTTCAATTGTACATTGA
- a CDS encoding lipoate--protein ligase family protein, with amino-acid sequence MLECNVVQLKNVPILTQLKWEEALLRTKHDNWCLINQGSPPAVVLGISGRVDELINLNYFYQNPIPLIRRFSGGGTVVVDENTIFVTFICHASQLSISPFPQHIMQWTEEFYRPIFPTHPFQLKENDYVMGLRKFGGNAQSITKNRWLHHSSLLWDFCYDKMQYLSLPKKRPHYRKDRSHLDFLCSLKDFCSDQSKFQDQLLNRLEQKFSLKHCSINDLKEISQIPHRHITQEIFLDFL; translated from the coding sequence ATGCTTGAATGTAATGTTGTGCAGTTAAAAAACGTTCCTATTTTAACTCAGTTAAAATGGGAAGAAGCTTTACTACGTACAAAACACGACAACTGGTGTTTAATTAATCAAGGCTCACCGCCAGCTGTTGTTCTAGGGATTTCTGGGCGTGTTGATGAGTTGATTAATTTAAATTATTTCTATCAAAACCCAATTCCTTTGATTCGTCGTTTTAGTGGAGGAGGAACAGTGGTTGTGGATGAAAATACCATTTTTGTCACCTTTATTTGTCATGCTTCACAATTATCTATTTCTCCTTTCCCTCAACATATTATGCAATGGACAGAAGAATTTTACCGTCCTATTTTCCCAACTCACCCATTTCAGTTAAAAGAAAACGATTATGTTATGGGCCTAAGGAAATTTGGAGGTAATGCGCAATCGATTACTAAAAATCGGTGGTTACATCATAGTTCGTTGCTTTGGGACTTTTGCTATGATAAAATGCAATATTTATCTCTTCCTAAAAAAAGACCCCATTATCGGAAAGATCGATCCCATTTAGATTTCCTTTGTTCGTTAAAAGATTTTTGTTCCGATCAATCAAAGTTCCAAGATCAACTCTTGAATAGACTCGAACAGAAGTTTTCTTTAAAACATTGCTCCATTAATGATTTAAAAGAAATATCTCAAATTCCTCATCGTCACATAACTCAAGAGATTTTTTTAGATTTTTTATGA